The genomic stretch AAGCAGGTGGACGACCCTTTCATTCCCCTGCCCGCAAGCAATCTGTAGCGCGGTACGCTGAAAGTTATTCCCACCGCAGAAATGAACATCTGCTCCAGAGCCGAGCAGATATTTGACAACGTCTTCATGTCCTTGCATGCAGGCTGCTTGTAGGGCTGTTTGGCCATAATAGCCTCTTGGGGGGTCATTGACGGCAGAGGGACCTGGTGAGGCAAGGATATCTCGGACGGCCTGAAGATCTCCGCTTCTAGCAGCGAGCTGCAGAGGTGTCCAGCAGTATTCTTCTACATCTTCAGTTGGCAATGAAGGATCCCATGCCGCATCCAACGGCGACAGAAACGTTTGGTGTTGTGGCCGCACTATAAGTGAAGTCTCGACGAATGTTTCTGCCATTTTCACGTTGACAACCTATCGCGGCgctgctttttcttataaaaatgCGGCGATCAGCGATATCAAGCATTTGAAAAGTGGCTGATTGGATTTTGGCTTTTCGGGGATTGAGTATCTCTACAGAACCACGTGCAGCTTTGATCCTTCGCGCAATTTTTACAAGCGGCTGCGCGAACGTAATATCAGATTAGCCTGGTATTGGACGCCCTTTGATGCACCTACGATTCGTGAATATGTAATTATTGCCCATATGACCACTATGCGCGTGTATTCACCGCATAATGCTCATGAACGCCCAAAAGTAGTAGGTATATGTCAGCATATAGATATTTTCTTGTAACATAATCTGGCGATTTGTGTTGTATGGCAGATTTGTCAAACATGACGCAAACTGCAAACCATTATTGTAGCCCTTCTATACGGTATGTTATTCTATTGGGCACAGTAAACCCAgaggtgaaggagaagaaagaaagtaaaGAATGTTCAAATTGATCAAATTGTTAATTAAGCTCTGAATCATTTACTGGGCGAGATGCGACTATGCTCTCCATGAGACAACAGCCTCCTTCTACATTCGTCCCAAATCTATTCCTTTGCACCTTTGGCGATGAAAAATGGCTTCATACTAAAGTTCTTGCTAAAATCATGCCCAGAGATATCGGATGCATGTGGTGACGTGTTGGGATATAGCTGGTAGTCAAAGCTTCCTGGAACAAATCCAGCTTTGGACAGAAGATCCTTCATATCTTCAACTCCGTATCCGTGATGATTAGAAATCGTGTGCTGAACCCGGGCTTTATGTTGGGCGTGATAGTCGTCATGGTTGGCGCATTCGCCTCCCTGGGTGTGGTTATGAGAGTGAGCGTCTGGAGCCAGATCTATGACAACCAAGACACCACCGCTTCTTAGGCGCTCATAAAGACCAGAGAGAACGCCCGCTTGATCCTCAATGTGATGAAGAGCCATACTAATCACTATTAGGTCGAAATTGAAAAATTCCTCTGCGGCGAGAAGCGTGTTTTCGGGTGGCGGTGGGATGTAGCCCTGGACAGCGTGCATTTGCTCAACTGGGATACCCGACTGTTGAGCCATCTCGTTGTAAGATGCAACACTAGTTTCGGAGATGTCGATACCCCTAATAATGTCGAATTGGCCCAGAAGAGTGTTCGAAACCATGCCAGGGCCGCACGCATAGTCTAAAAGCTTCACGGGAGAGCCACCTTCTGACCGACCTCGGACACCCATCCACTGGACGCTGTTGGAGAGGGCATCGCCGATTTTCTTGGACATGTCGAGTACCCACTGCTGCTTAAATAACTCGCGACCGTGGTCACTATTGAATGTTGGCGGCTGTTTCATCAAAGGGATAATGAGGGTGGCGCAACCCAATCACTTACTTCCAAAATCGGCGGTTGGTTGCCGCCAAATCCTCCTTTGCGTGCTGAGAGTTTTCCATTTCGAAAAAATAATCCTATCGCTTGGTTGCTGTTGAACACAAAGAGATTGGACTTTGTGCTCGCAACATGGACGAAAAAGGAGTCTTAAATACTTAGACAAAGTCTCCGGAAAGGATCCGCGAAAGTGTCCGCGACCGCTTGCTTGAAGTGAGTTTCGTGCTACTAATATGCCCTGAGTAGTTATTTCTCCGCTCGGCATATTGGCCTCAATTTCACAGAGAGACTCTCGCTAATATCTGCAACCAATGTAAGTGGAATAATTTGGGCTGCACATAGCAACGACTTCTTGCTTTGTGGTTCTACTCAACACACTAAGAGTGGCGTTTTACTACTATACTACCGACGTCACTGTAAATTTGTGTGCAAGTCTGGGTGAGTACAACAAGATTCATTCCAATCAATTGCAATACAACTTTAAAGTTAGCAGCTACATAATATTCATTGTCAGTTATCATGATTAAAATTAAGACACTGCGCAAACTGTTGCCGCCATAAATGTTCAAAGTACGCTATGACTTATACTACTTCTAACCAAGATTAATCCTCCGTATACATGTTTACAGCACAATCACCTCAAACTAGTTTCTGAATGATAAAATTAGGGAATTTGTGAATCATTTCATTATTTTTGTTCCAAAGAGAAAGTGAAAGAAATATAAGGAGCAAAGAACAACGAAGCAGACGCCCTGTTACTACCCTGTTGGAGAATAGATTGAACTAGGTATGTAAAGACTGTATACATTATGtcgctttctttctttgggcTTCCAGTTAACCTACCATTCTGCAGCCTTTATGTCCAATGGTAAGCGTAACATTCTCTGTCCGTCCGGGGTCGGGGATGGTAGTCGCCCCCCTCGTATATTTATCTGAAGCGACTGATGAAGCATCCTCGGCGCTGCCAAGCCTGCATCGCGCTCATTTCGCATAGTGACAAATTCCTCAGCCGTGATACCGTCCTTGAGATGCTTGTTTTGCTCCCTGTGGTCATGCACAGTCATGTATGCCTGCGGAGAACGGCCGTCTTTGGGAGGATAATCGTGGCCAGTCCATATCTTGACATTATCTGGTAAGCTGAGCAGCTTACGACCTGACGAATAGAGACTTTCAGAGCTGCCACCTGGGAAGTCACAACGCGCGGAGCCAATGTCGGCGTTAAAAACAGAATCGCCACAAAAGACGTTATCTTCAGTCAACACGTCAGCAACCTATGACGATCTAATTGAACTTGATTTGGTGTCTTACCTCCAACTTTGTAACCCATGTGATCAGGCGTATGGCCAGGGAGATGCATAGCCGTTGCTTGGATATTGCCAATCATAAacttttcatcatctcctAGGAGATGGTCAAAAACGACTTCATATTGCTCCTCCGGAACTCCATATCTCTTGCCAAAGAATCTTTGGACCTGGCCAATTcgcttgccaatggcaacagATGGCTTATATCCCTGTTGCTCAGCAAGACGCTTCTGAAGATAGGAAGCCGCCGTCAGATGGTCTGCATGTACATGGGTTTCCAGAACCCAATCAACTTTGTAACCTTTCTCCTTGACCAGTGCCAGCAACGCATCAGCAGTGTGCGTAGTAAGGCTCTGGCTTGTGCGATCAAAGTCCAGGACAGGATCAATAATTGCGGCTGTCATGGTTGACGGATCAGCCACAATGTATTGCCATGTGCCTGTGTCGGGCTCAAATTCGCTGTGAATAGTGGGCTCcatggctgaagaagagacggtGGTGAAAGCCTTTCTGCTGTATATAGACAGTTTTTTAGATCTGTCGATACTGGCTGAGCTGCCGGATGAAACGCTTGAGCGTGTATGTAATGGTCTGTGTCTGGGACTCTGGCAACGAGAACTAATCTTGCAGCTGCTAAAGCACCTAGCATGTGTTGAAGGTCGAGTCACAACGCTTGAAGTAAGAGACGAAGCAGCCTCCAACTGCCTTAGACAACCGGTGATGGGGTATCGAAGTGACATTGTGCACAGCTGATGCTTTATAGTTGCTGCAGAATGAATCTAGTCGCCGGCTTACTCGTCAGCGCAAGAGGTCAACGAGCCCAGAACAGGCGCGGGCATGTCTAATATCGCAAATCGATTTGCCGCATCGAGTTCCCGCGGGTTGATGTCATCTTTCAAGTCGTACGAGTGGCCAAGTGAGTTCGGCGAGCCGCAAAGCTGGTCGGCGACTGTGCACCAGCCATTCATCAACCATCACCGACTTCCGGGCGCTGACGATGCGTTTTTCGGTGGCGGTCGCCGGATCCTCGCTGACCTTCTCGGCTCGTCGCCGTCAGCCACGGCTAAACATCGGCGCTGCGTGTTCCAGCTGCGGATGTCGGTGATGCAGGCGGGCCGCGGCGACTAGTCGATTGCGCGATCGGTGATTATTCATCGCAATGCGTGCAGAGAAGCTCACAT from Trichoderma atroviride chromosome 3, complete sequence encodes the following:
- a CDS encoding uncharacterized protein (EggNog:ENOG41); its protein translation is MENSQHAKEDLAATNRRFWNDHGRELFKQQWVLDMSKKIGDALSNSVQWMGVRGRSEGGSPVKLLDYACGPGMVSNTLLGQFDIIRGIDISETSVASYNEMAQQSGIPVEQMHAVQGYIPPPPENTLLAAEEFFNFDLIVISMALHHIEDQAGVLSGLYERLRSGGVLVVIDLAPDAHSHNHTQGGECANHDDYHAQHKARVQHTISNHHGYGVEDMKDLLSKAGFVPGSFDYQLYPNTSPHASDISGHDFSKNFSMKPFFIAKGAKE
- a CDS encoding uncharacterized protein (EggNog:ENOG41), which gives rise to MSLRYPITGCLRQLEAASSLTSSVVTRPSTHARCFSSCKISSRCQSPRHRPLHTRSSVSSGSSASIDRSKKLSIYSRKAFTTVSSSAMEPTIHSEFEPDTGTWQYIVADPSTMTAAIIDPVLDFDRTSQSLTTHTADALLALVKEKGYKVDWVLETHVHADHLTAASYLQKRLAEQQGYKPSVAIGKRIGQVQRFFGKRYGVPEEQYEVVFDHLLGDDEKFMIGNIQATAMHLPGHTPDHMGYKVGDNVFCGDSVFNADIGSARCDFPGGSSESLYSSGRKLLSLPDNVKIWTGHDYPPKDGRSPQAYMTVHDHREQNKHLKDGITAEEFVTMRNERDAGLAAPRMLHQSLQINIRGGRLPSPTPDGQRMLRLPLDIKAAEW